The following proteins are co-located in the Agromyces laixinhei genome:
- a CDS encoding ABC transporter substrate-binding protein yields MTSASKNGRRGLIAVAGLSVAALAFAGCSAGGGGGGEASGSTLTIGTTDKVTTLDPAGSYDNGSLAVQTQVFPYLLNTDYQSTDVVPDLAETAEFTSPTEYTVTLPEGLKWANGNDLTASDVKFSFDRQLAIADPNGASSLLYNLDSTEAVDDTTVVFHLKAENDQVFPLILTSFPGAIVDEESFAADELTSDDDIVAANAFAGPYMITSYDFNTLISFKKNPEYQGLLAEAKTETVNLKYYAESSNLKLDVQEGGIDVAYRSLSATDIEDLKGNDAVNVVEGPGGEIRYIVFNFDTQPFGAKTAEADPAKALAVRQAVADLIDRDEIAEQVYKGTYTPLYSYVPAGIEGSIEPLKELYGDGAGAPDADKATATLEAAGVTTPVELNLQYSNDHYGPSSADEYALIKDQLEASGLFTVNLQTTEWVQYSEDRVADAYPAYQLGWFPDYSDADNYVTPFFLIENFLSNHYVNQEVNDLIIKQASEPDPAARTAQIEEIQQMVAADLSTVPYLQGAQVAVTGTDVEGADETLDASFKFRYAALSKG; encoded by the coding sequence ATGACATCCGCATCCAAGAACGGTCGGCGCGGCCTCATCGCAGTGGCCGGTCTCTCGGTCGCAGCCCTCGCATTCGCCGGCTGCTCCGCCGGCGGTGGTGGCGGCGGCGAGGCCTCGGGCAGCACCCTCACCATCGGCACGACCGACAAGGTGACCACGCTCGACCCGGCCGGCTCGTACGACAACGGCTCGCTCGCCGTGCAGACGCAGGTCTTCCCATACCTGCTGAACACCGACTACCAGAGCACCGACGTCGTGCCCGACCTCGCCGAGACGGCCGAGTTCACCTCGCCGACCGAGTACACGGTGACCCTGCCCGAGGGCCTGAAGTGGGCCAACGGCAACGATCTCACCGCTTCCGACGTGAAGTTCTCGTTCGACCGCCAGCTCGCGATCGCCGACCCCAACGGCGCTTCGAGCCTGCTGTACAACCTCGACAGCACCGAGGCCGTCGACGACACGACCGTCGTGTTCCACCTGAAGGCGGAGAACGACCAGGTCTTCCCGCTCATCCTCACGAGCTTCCCGGGCGCGATCGTCGACGAAGAGTCCTTCGCGGCCGATGAGCTCACCTCCGACGACGACATCGTCGCGGCGAACGCGTTCGCCGGGCCCTACATGATCACGAGCTACGACTTCAACACGCTCATCTCGTTCAAGAAGAACCCCGAGTACCAGGGCCTTCTCGCCGAGGCGAAGACCGAAACGGTCAACCTGAAGTACTACGCCGAGTCGTCGAACCTGAAGCTCGATGTGCAGGAGGGCGGCATCGACGTCGCCTACCGCAGCCTCTCCGCGACCGACATCGAAGACCTCAAGGGCAATGACGCGGTCAACGTGGTCGAGGGCCCCGGCGGCGAGATCCGCTACATCGTCTTCAACTTCGACACGCAGCCGTTCGGTGCGAAGACCGCTGAAGCCGACCCGGCCAAGGCGCTCGCCGTGCGTCAGGCCGTCGCCGACCTCATCGACCGCGACGAGATCGCCGAGCAGGTCTACAAGGGCACCTACACGCCGCTCTACTCCTACGTGCCCGCCGGCATCGAAGGTTCGATCGAGCCGCTGAAGGAGCTCTACGGCGACGGCGCGGGCGCGCCCGACGCCGACAAGGCGACGGCCACGCTCGAAGCCGCCGGCGTGACCACGCCGGTCGAACTGAACCTGCAGTACTCGAACGACCACTACGGCCCCTCGTCGGCCGACGAGTACGCGCTCATCAAGGACCAGCTCGAGGCGAGCGGCCTGTTCACGGTGAACCTGCAGACCACCGAGTGGGTGCAGTACTCCGAAGACCGCGTCGCCGACGCCTACCCCGCGTACCAGCTCGGCTGGTTCCCCGACTACTCGGATGCGGACAACTACGTCACGCCGTTCTTCCTGATCGAGAACTTCCTCTCGAACCACTACGTGAACCAGGAGGTCAACGACCTGATCATCAAGCAGGCATCGGAGCCCGACCCCGCCGCGCGCACCGCGCAGATCGAGGAGATCCAGCAGATGGTGGCGGCCGACCTGTCGACCGTGCCGTACCTGCAGGGTGCTCAGGTCGCGGTCACCGGCACCGATGTGGAGGGCGCCGACGAGACGCTCGACGCGTCGTTCAAGTTCCGCTACGCGGCGCTCTCGAAGGGCTGA
- the dnaG gene encoding DNA primase: MAGRIRQDDVEEVKARTNIADIVGEHVSLKSAGVGSMKGLCPFHDERSPSFHVRPGLGYYHCFGCGESGDVYTFLQRMDHVSFTEAVERLAGRISFELHYEDGGQASDHGNRARLLAANQAAADFFVERLSAPDADVGRRFLGERGFDAEAARRFGVGFAPKSWDALTDHLTGRGFTTEELAASGLVSQGDRGVYDRFRGRLVWPIRDVTGQTVGFGARRLLDDDKGPKYLNTPETAIYHKSQVLYGLDLAKRDISKTHRVVVVEGYTDVMACHLAGVTTAIATCGTAFGVDHIKVLRRVLGDASGVGEVVFTFDGDAAGQQAAMRAFGEEQRFAAQTFVAVAPDGLDPCDLRLARGDAAVRTLVESRTPMFEFVIRHTLARYDLETVEGRVAALRAAAPVVAEIRDPAMRPGYTRELARMLGVELGEVTRAVRSASSRPKPGEAGGGRPAASATAATETPDAPERPFSITQLPSDPATRLERDALQVMVQYPDALGTELLRHAVDCRFGNPSLAVIRDGIASVLASSDPHVSVDRVIAEVPAPFAGLVHQLAVAPVPQRSEAELAVYVQGVAGALIDRELLRQKSELLGRLQRTDRADTAAFATLQRALVEIETERRALRAD; this comes from the coding sequence ATGGCGGGCCGAATTCGACAGGATGACGTCGAAGAAGTGAAGGCACGCACGAACATCGCCGACATCGTGGGCGAGCACGTCAGCCTGAAGTCCGCCGGGGTCGGCTCGATGAAGGGGCTCTGCCCCTTCCACGACGAACGCAGCCCGAGTTTCCACGTGCGCCCCGGGCTCGGCTACTACCACTGCTTCGGTTGCGGCGAATCCGGTGACGTCTACACCTTCCTGCAGCGCATGGACCATGTCTCGTTCACCGAGGCGGTCGAGCGACTCGCGGGCCGCATCAGCTTCGAGCTCCACTACGAAGACGGAGGCCAGGCCTCCGACCACGGCAACCGTGCCCGACTGCTCGCGGCCAACCAAGCGGCCGCCGACTTCTTCGTCGAGCGTCTGAGCGCCCCCGACGCCGACGTCGGACGGCGGTTCCTCGGCGAGCGCGGCTTCGACGCCGAGGCCGCGCGGCGCTTCGGGGTGGGCTTCGCGCCGAAGAGCTGGGATGCCCTGACCGACCACCTCACGGGCCGGGGGTTCACGACCGAGGAGCTCGCGGCATCCGGCCTCGTCTCCCAGGGCGACCGCGGTGTCTACGACCGCTTCCGAGGCCGCCTCGTGTGGCCGATCCGCGACGTGACGGGCCAGACCGTCGGCTTCGGCGCCCGGCGCCTGCTCGACGACGACAAGGGGCCCAAGTACCTGAACACCCCCGAGACCGCGATCTATCACAAGTCGCAGGTGCTCTACGGGCTCGACCTCGCCAAGCGCGACATCTCCAAGACCCACCGCGTCGTCGTCGTCGAGGGGTACACCGACGTCATGGCCTGCCACCTCGCCGGCGTCACCACGGCGATCGCGACGTGCGGCACCGCGTTCGGCGTCGATCACATCAAGGTGCTGCGCAGAGTGCTCGGCGATGCCTCCGGCGTCGGCGAGGTCGTGTTCACCTTCGACGGTGATGCCGCCGGCCAGCAGGCGGCGATGCGCGCCTTCGGAGAAGAGCAGCGTTTCGCGGCCCAGACCTTCGTCGCCGTGGCGCCCGACGGGCTCGACCCGTGCGACCTGCGCCTCGCCCGCGGTGACGCGGCCGTGCGTACGCTCGTCGAGTCGCGCACGCCGATGTTCGAGTTCGTGATCAGGCACACGCTCGCCCGCTACGACCTCGAGACCGTCGAGGGCCGGGTCGCCGCGCTCCGGGCGGCGGCGCCCGTCGTCGCCGAGATTCGCGACCCGGCCATGCGACCGGGATACACACGCGAGCTCGCCCGCATGCTCGGCGTCGAGCTCGGGGAGGTCACGCGCGCGGTGCGCTCGGCGTCGAGCCGGCCGAAGCCGGGTGAGGCGGGCGGCGGGCGGCCTGCGGCATCCGCCACCGCCGCCACCGAGACGCCGGATGCCCCTGAGCGCCCGTTCTCCATCACGCAACTGCCCAGCGACCCCGCGACCCGCCTCGAGCGCGACGCGCTGCAGGTCATGGTGCAGTACCCCGACGCGCTCGGCACGGAGCTGCTCCGTCACGCGGTCGACTGCCGCTTCGGCAACCCGTCGCTCGCAGTGATCCGCGACGGCATCGCATCCGTGCTCGCCTCGTCCGACCCGCACGTGAGCGTCGACCGCGTCATCGCCGAGGTGCCGGCGCCGTTCGCCGGACTCGTGCATCAGCTCGCCGTCGCTCCCGTGCCGCAGCGCAGCGAGGCAGAGCTCGCGGTCTACGTGCAGGGCGTGGCGGGTGCGCTCATCGACCGCGAACTGCTGCGTCAGAAATCGGAGCTGCTCGGCCGACTGCAGCGCACCGATCGCGCCGACACCGCCGCGTTCGCAACCCTGCAGCGGGCTCTCGTCGAGATCGAGACCGAGCGCCGGGCGCTCAGGGCCGACTGA